The region AGGAATGCTATTTTTCTCACAAAAACAAACCACTTGATCCAAACGAGATTGCCAAACTTCATCTATCAACTGTTGAATCAATACTTTTGTTGTAGAAACCAAGGCAAGAGCATTAACAATATCTATAGGTTCTTGTTGTAAACTTTGGCAAAGCTTGTAAATTATCCCCATCAGATCTTTCATCATGTGCATAACAATGATAAAATCGAATGATAGTGCATGTGTAAGTGCATATTCTGCATCGCCTCTTTGACAAGATGTAGAACCTTTTATAGCAATGTCATGCAATACTGCACAAGATGGACCAAACAATCTCATCCAACTACATATTGATTTGAAATGAGAACTCCACCTAGTATCTCTAGGCCTTTGCAGTGTTTGTATTTGATTTGTGCCTTTTCCACTCTCAAGCTCTCCAACCTCGACTAAATGAGAAATTTCAACAATTTGAGCATCTTGCAGTTGATCATTACGTTTGGAGGAAGAATATATGACATTAACTACAAAGTTTAAAGTCTCAAAGAAGTTATGTACCTCGAACACATCTTTAGACGAAACAACTAGAGCCAATTGCAGTTGATGGGCAAAACAAGGTATATAATAAGCATACGAACATTCCTTTAATAATAAAGCTTTCAACCCATTCCATTCTCCACACATGTTACTATCCCCATCATATCCTTGACCTCGAATGTCTTGAACACTAAGTTTATGATAAGATAAATAAGATAATATCTCATTTTTCAAGGTCAATGAAGTTTTATCTTTAACATGAACTAAGTCCAAAAATCTTTCTTTGACATTCCCATCTTCGTCGACAAATCTGACAACAATAGCCATTTGCTCTTTCTTAGATTCATCTTGAGACTCGTCAACTATTAAACAAAACTTTGACATCCTGATTTCATCACGAATTTCTTTTTGTACATTTGTATCTAAAACACATAGTATTTCTTTTTGGATATCAGGTGATGTGGACTTTGCATTTTGAGGAGCATTTTCTAGTACAACATTAGCAACAGGCTTGTTATAAGAAGCAAGGAACTCTATCAATTCAAGGAAATTCCCTTAATTTCTTGAGTTAGGTCGTTCATCATGACCTCTTAAAGCACATCCTTGAAACATGAGCCATTTAATGGCCTCAATAGAAACCTTAAGGCATAGTCTATTATCCATAACTTGTTGGGTCGCTTGCTTCCCTATCACATTATCTATGTGACATAGCTGGTTTTTTAAATCTTTATAACATCTAACAGAAAAATTATTTATTGAGGTTGGAGTCTTACCTTCATGTGTAATGAAAGCACAGTCTTTGCCACAGTTTACCCTTTTCCATCTATTAAACCTTGATACAATAAATTTATCTTACCTTACTTTGCCAATATGTTTTTTTCTTGAATAGAAAGCAAGGGAAACAAAATGCAACATCCTTTTTCCCAGAATATTCCAACCACCAAAAATTCTTGAACCAAGTTTGTTGAAAACCGCGCATAGATCCGCTACGACCACTAAGACTAAACggatactttgatttttaaagTTGGTATGGTCCAAGTTTAATATATAATCGTCTAATCTCGTTATGTTGGTTACTTGTATAACTTAAGATTGACGGTCGTTCTCCTGGATCACGAATCAAAGAATCGAATTTCACCTCTCCTAAGTCTGACATATCAATTTTTTCGGTTTCAATACTATTGGGCTCTTTAATGTTACAATTCTTATCAGATTGTGGGGGTGCATTATGAACATCTTCTTTAGTATTATCACTAACCGGATGCAATTGTGGATCACACACATCTTCTACTCGTTTGAAAAATGAATTGATGGTTCTTTTCTTGCTCATAGTTTACCCTATAAATTTATAATTGTAATAAACTAAATTAGCAAACCATATGCTTGTAACTACTTACGATCTTCAAATTGTTAATATAATCAATTACAAATTACTAAAAAAACTAAAcgtaatacaaataaaaaattaCCTTATTAATTGATGTAGCAAGAGACGGAAGTAAAAGCAAGAAACTGACGCTCGTCGTCAATTAATTGAAAAGGGATAGGTAATTTATGTCTTTGACTCTTCGTGACTAGGTTTAACATTAAAAGCTAATTATACCAATCAAATTAAAGAATAGTATTACTTGGGTCTTAGGCCACTCTTAGtcatgtatctaattagttatgtccaaggttctaaaaagctcgtGATGGCTCCGCCATGGCGTGCCACGACTCCAAGGCTTGCACATGCCGCCAAGCTTTGCCAAAACGCCGCCTTAactcatatatatgtataaaaatgaataatagtttaaaatacatataaaaatattaattatatagaaaattgccgccttaagtcacgccttacaaacgtcgtgactcgccaaggctcagaaaagcttgaggcttgacattgccaccaagtcacgccttacgttatttagaaccttggttaTGTCCAattccaaaagaaaaaaaaaaaccccaTATGGTTCTGGTTTAATTTGCTAACGCCGTAAAAATCAAAAACATTAAAGGGGGACAATAGGCATGTACATATTATATTATTACCAGACGAATTCTCGCGTGTGCGCGACacatgttaaaaatatattgttagaatatagttttcagacaccttttagttaattcgattcatcaatttaagtttttttattatttgatattttacattaggttttaaattttacactaCAATCTTaagcttatttgatatattaatgtaggttacttatttaactatatattgaagttaacaaattaagtatatcatatggataagtcacaaattcttccatttatgataatgtttacaaATAAAAGCAcatttaagttaataaattaagtatattgtATAGAAATATGAAAAGTTTGGGGTTTTAaattaatgtggtgaaagaaaatatgcttcatttataatatagtatgatatgatatggacTTTTAAATTAATTGATGGGCTTTGACTAGATCTATAGTACTAACATTTGTATTGGGGGAGGCTAGGCATCCGCCAACCCCTCCATTCCCCCCACCACTAGTTGCAATAGTAATGTGTGGCCTCTTTGGGGTATAGTGATACGTTGAGAGTGACTGGGTATAGTGACGTCAACTTTTAAATAGATAGAGACAACTTTCGTTCTCAATCTGGCTGTGTATTTACATTAAATGGAGGagtagttacttggaaaagttccaagcaagacacGATGACTGATtctacatgtgaatcagagtacatagtagcaAGTGAAGCTTCAAAAGAAGCAACAAGGTTGAAAAACCTCATCGGAGATCTTGGAATTGTCCCAACCATTCAAGAAGCAATGGAAATtttatgcgataatgaaggaTCGATTTCTTTAACCaaagaaccgagagatcatggcaagTCAAGACAtgtcgacaaaaaataccattacaTCCGACATAGAAAATAAGAAAGTCATCTCATAGTGAAGAGATTCTCGTCAGAAGATAATCCTACTGATCCTCTCACAAAGGCTTTGAGTAGGATTAAGAATAGACAACATGCTATGAGCATTGAATTGAGATATgacattagttttagtagtttgatgattagtttgaaacttgtaacaaaaataagtgtaattgacttttggtgattaaattaTAGAGATTATTTATTAGTTTGTTTACTAcctttgtcaattatttattcttatatttCATTTTGAATGTTTTACTTCCCGGGTAATCTAATTATCCAAAGTCCACAGTCGTTCACTGGGAAGTAAgtataagactgtcatgaattgggttgtagattgtctaaagaggttagacatagcaattgtaatgctacaacattcatgagtatttagaaatggagatttaagtattggattgaCCCACGCTTAGATAACTATTTCATAGATTATATAACGAGTAATGTTGAGACGAtactatcttatattcttgaaaatgagatatatgagttgtaatttacaattcagtctatgagaattactaagagaataagttgtttaccAATGCGAATACGTGCAAACTTATAAAAATATCgttattttcatgcattctcgctaattattatttatttttgttctcacacaacgtttttcactcattttcattctgacagaatacgacccaataaacattctaacagaaatgagaataataataatcagTATATAATAACCTCATAGgagatttaattagtgagaatgtgtgttaatgacaatagttatgtaagattgaatgtATTCGCATttctaaacaacttattctcttaataattctcatagcatacgatatcTGCACCATAATTAATTAGAATACAATAacttaagcatatatatatatatatatatatatatatatatatatatatatatatatatatatatatatatatatatacacacacacggtTAGGTTCATGttagacggcctaattttgtgagatcgtGAGACACAATCATAGCCACTCATTTAGTagataaaacaaaaacatttttaaaattcaaaataattgaaaattttcgaatttttttttccaatattattttcggaatataTATTTtccgaaaaaaataaataaataaatacaaaaaaatacattttttacatattttagtagaatatttaGAATATTCTCAAAATCATATTagaaatgtacagtgtaatattctattagaatatttcacgtatttaaaaaaaacaataattttttttaggtaaatacagttccaaaaataataattaaaaaaaagaaatttttagatttttcattttattttgcattttaaaattatttttagatttgatcttacggtctcacaaaattagcatggtctcaaataaacttgaacatatatttatatatatatatatatatatatatatatatatatatatatatatataaggtgatgcgacgctcgtgtttctaggctagacattaatgatgatgtaatagtttaggttaacctttgtaacccgtcttgaaataataaagatgtattatttgagtattatgtgttttgtgcttaattttgtgacttaaatgaattaaggatgaaaataagtgtcaaaatgaaatgttagataaacccgatatctatgaaggatgTGGTAGTGGTCGTGGTAAGGTTTACGAATATAAAAACAATCTGAAATCTgagtcataacgaagaagttaaaccgagagcatgcataaaaagaacgtccaaatatgacttcgtatgaggaatttatgatttttctaagtttcgacttagcaatatacaacccaaatctcgaaattgagatcgagtgatatttggccgaaacaatctaaacgagaatagaAGATCTCATCGTTaatagtccaacggtaaaaagacagacaaaaacgaacgtcggatgaagacgttatgattttataacggagttttcctgtcccggcctactaaaaataagataataaaaataaagtcaaaatttgccgatggagtctaaacaaacgttgtagagtatagtctcacctacgcgtggatataaagaacgtcgaaaacggagctcgtatgcgaaagttatgcaaTTTTGAAGTTTGCTATGTCGGTGTATGCTAAGCGtaatggagtacgcccaacgtacccgtaTGCATGAACTGAAATGGGCCATGTTGACCTGACCCAATACTCGAGTGCATGAGTCCGTAAGCAATGACGCATTCGGTTTGATCCgaagagtacacccaacgtaaccGAAGTATACCCAGCGTACTGCTTGTAGaggcattacgcccaacgtaatcaagatttacgcccaacataaatcgaggtttcagcccctataaatagaatttgtGGGCTGCCGAATTTGGTTActcatttctttctctctctcctgTTTTACCTCGTTTTACGTGAAAGCTTTAGCCCCGAAGCTCCGGTATCAATCCCGAGactcgaagcaagtcccgaagccccgaggatcccaagAAGTAAGtattcgagccgaaactctgcccgcgtaaAGACCGGTTTTGGAGAAAATGTCCCGGTTTTATCGTAATAgattattttaagagacgaggtgtTGTCTGATcttcgtcttatcaagtgagtgtgtagttactttcttctaacatataaatacgaagtattctctataaaatacgtgttgtgtatatatgttatgtgttatttgaaaATGAGTATTGATTggatgttttatacatgtgttatgttgtgtgtgtgtgtgtgtgtatatatatatatatatatatatatatatatatatatatatatatattatctacaaagatgttgggtagaacatgggtagatagtgggtgtgtgatgaaataaaatgatgagagacctcgatgttgatgttgttaatCTAGTAatttagcggagtatggatgacgaccacagactctttctaaaCAGTCATGTGGAACCCTGGCAGGTTCATAACGTGTAGGTGTTGTggacgatgtgttcaccggtgtactctatccccctcatggtttcctaaggacatttattgttgaggaaaccccttggcagtagtgtccatcccgatgaaaatcctagattaggtccctggtaatagatgttgttttagggacgtaaagcgaggataacgggaatgggtaatcgggttattgttggttggtgaaattaaatataattatttattgtgggttgaaaaccctatatgctcaccaggctctcaagcctgacccactcagtttctttgtattacaggtagtggcgtgaTAGCATAAGTTGGGgaacttgtgaagatatttttgTTATAGACCAGTAGTTTTATATAACtatgtaaggtctatgttttattgtttatgcttttgtgtctgtatcaaaacatgacatcccaagttttgatatataatgaaaatacatttctttaagaaatgctttgataaatcttattttatcatgtagTGTTTTGGGggcaaattccgcaactctttttaaATCGATGGATTTacactgaaattattttaaaagcataaatgaaaccggtcttttatggccgtgattttggggatgtcacagttggtatcagagcattagtttaagagaactaggaaattgtaggatttctagatttaaacttagaatgctaagtgaagatttTGAGATGAGTGTTTGTTATATTTTCGACATGAGCAcaattttattttaggaaagtttcctaaaatgcttttatgtgatatatgttatatgtttgccatatattatactatttgttcggatctatggtttgttgccaaccggattcGGAAACctcatgtgtttaggattctaagcgtaggattacggtattagaactagcatgtaaatgtttaggagtgataaggatgatttaattatctatcatggatgaggatctaatttcaccttattcggtgtgtagaccAAAAtagtaagaaccagaagtggcaTTGGAagcgcagatgaaaacaggaatcaaccacctgtgattgagcgagtacctgttgtagcagcaacacctgagccaatgacaatgactggggtacaagcgatgatccaaatgatgttggatcgtcaaatggaagaaACTAGGCGTCTGCTCCAGCAGAATTGCGAAGAATCTTCAACGCCAATTGAACATCccgaattgaatgaagggcattcggaaggaggaaactccagtgggactattggtcaagccaacccaccgattgttaggcaagtcaaccaggatggaggaaatgatgggcgtgggtgcaagtacaaggatttcatggcatctaagcCACcatgtctatctggaagcccgacgccggtggaagttatAAAATGGATCAccaaaatggagacaatgttcgaGAGTTGCGAATGCaacaacagacagaagaccgctcttgcgatccctctgttaaaatctggcgtgttgagttggtggaagctattaGCTGACTCGATGCCCATGGGAGAAGCAAGTAAGATGTCTTAGGAAGACTTTGTGGTGCAACTCaaattgcaatactgctccgagcaggaccttctggaaatcaataatgagtttcagaatttgaagaagggaaaattgagcgttactgaatacgctacaagtttcatagaaaagatgaagcttatcccATACCTAGTTCTAACAGAACTCTTAAagatcaacaagtttgccctcggactaccaacggactatggtccaatggttatgCAAGCAATCACATTAAAGCTgtcatctgggctgctagaaatgttgagacccagatcagggagaaaggtctggagaggtcagaggttggtgagaagaggaattTCGACAGACCCTTAGGGTccagcaaaaagggtaaattctcaaagtctagttcaagaggaggtggaggaggcgaagcaaaatggtgctacaaatgcaagaagaagcatcttgGGAAATGTGGCaaggaaaccacatgcttcaaatgtggaaagccaggcactatgccaatgaatgcacccttaccaagaaagtctgctatgggtgtggtgagGAAGGGCACATCTTGAGGgaatgtccgaagaagaaggaggcaacaaAGCCCaatattccaccaaagccgaaggcgagagccttctagatgacactggaagcttctaaagatgaagttgatgttgcTTCAAGTACCTTCCTCGTAAataaattgcctgcccaaattttattttattttggagccaactactcctttatttcgcattaatttggtagaaaactagctttgcccatcgatagactagata is a window of Lactuca sativa cultivar Salinas chromosome 1, Lsat_Salinas_v11, whole genome shotgun sequence DNA encoding:
- the LOC111891326 gene encoding uncharacterized protein LOC111891326, with protein sequence MSKKRTINSFFKRVEDVCDPQLHPVSDNTKEDVHNAPPQSDKNCNIKEPNSIETEKIDMSDLGEVKFDSLIRDPGERPSILSYTKFLASYNKPVANVVLENAPQNAKSTSPDIQKEILCVLDTNVQKEIRDEIRMSKFCLIVDESQDESKKEQMAIVVRFVDEDGNVKERFLDLVHVKDKTSLTLKNEILSYLSYHKLSVQDIRGQGYDGDSNMCGEWNGLKALLLKECSYAYYIPCFAHQLQLALVVSSKDVFEVHNFFETLNFVVNVIYSSSKRNDQLQDAQIVEISHLVEVGELESGKGTNQIQTLQRPRDTRWSSHFKSICSWMRLFGPSCAVLHDIAIKGSTSCQRGDAEYALTHALSFDFIIVMHMMKDLMGIIYKLCQSLQQEPIDIVNALALVSTTKVLIQQLIDEVWQSRLDQVVCFCEKNSIPVHNMNENNRYVIHQRCEKDNITTEHHYQVELFIVAIDSQLQELNYRFNESATELLRL